In Vigna angularis cultivar LongXiaoDou No.4 chromosome 8, ASM1680809v1, whole genome shotgun sequence, one DNA window encodes the following:
- the LOC108345277 gene encoding uncharacterized protein LOC108345277, which yields MALNISLRCLAMVAIAFFFTVQGTLGEVECERLSEDTCAFAVSWEGKRCVLEKRVKRSGEEAYTCRTSEIQTETQNGLIETEDCIKGCGLDRKSFGISSDSLLEVGFTKNLCSPHCYQNCPNIVDLYFNLAAGEGVFLPKLCASEGADARRQTAEIRSSGVVASGPLNSLQFTATSPQPFDAVELTNEPAVAPFPQY from the exons ATGGCCCTTAACATTAGCTTGAGATGTTTGGCAATGGTTGCCATTGCATTTTTCTTCACAGTGCAAGGAACTCTTG GGGAGGTAGAATGCGAGCGTTTGAGCGAGGACACGTGTGCATTTGCGGTGTCGTGGGAGGGAAAACGGTGCGTGCTGGAGAAGCGTGTGAAGAGGAGCGGGGAAGAGGCTTACACGTGCCGGACCTCGGAGATTCAAACGGAAACACAAAACGGACTCATTGAAACGGAGGACTGCATAAAGGGTTGTGGTTTGGACAGAAAATCCTTTGGAATCTCTTCGGATTCTCTTCTTGAAGTTGGGTTCACCAAAAACCTATGCTCCCCTCACTGCTACCAAAACTGTCCCAACATTGTTGACCTCTATTTCAACCTTGCTGCGGGTGAAG GTGTGTTTCTTCCCAAACTGTGTGCATCAGAAGGTGCAGATGCTCGTCGACAAACGGCTGAGATCAGAAGCTCTGGTGTGGTGGCATCAGGACCACTGAACTCTCTGCAATTCACTGCAACTTCTCCACAACCGTTTGATGCTGTGGAACTCACAAATGAACCCGCAGTTGCTCCATTCCCGCAGTACTGA